The window caacactgactaCTATTACCGTATTATGTTTGGTATAGATATTTGTGTGTATTTTTATAATTCATTTACTCATTCAGCACATGctcatttttcttttcttttattttattcattatacattatatataagtACTGTATGTAAGAAAAGTCAAATACCTTTTGAGTCTTTATGTGTACCATGGTTGGTTATTGGCACGGTTATCAAGTAAGATCTGGTCCATGATTCTATTCATGTGACTTCCTTCACGGTCTTCCTACAAAAACAGCTGTTGTTGGCTTCCTGCTTTTGTACCTGCTGCCCATCATGTCACGTCTCTTTTAAATTCTGTCCCTCTTTCAGGGTTTTGCCACCGTGGCACCACTTTTTTCTCTGTCAGATTGCGACACTTCATCCCACTCTCTGCCACCCACACACCCCCTAATTATATCCCCATTATTCAATGTCACAAATTTTGAAAATGTGTTACACGTTTCAGCTAACAAAGTACATTTAGGgtctgtttacttttttttttctattaAGTCAAGTTATTCATATagatgattatatgaatatagatgtCAATATGAGATAATCCAATAAATATAAGATGTTTACTTTTATTACTCAATAAAATATCTTAATGATGAGAATGACAACTTTAGCTTTTTCTCATCaatttttcaattaaagatctgtATAAACAATCTCTTTGACAAAACAGTGATAATGATCTCCAAAGTTATTTGCTAATATTACATCTACTTCTAATACTAAAGAATCAAatgaacaaaataaatataaatataagaaaaaTAAACCACGTAGAACAAAGAAAATGAAATTAAAAATCAACAACTTTCCTAACAAATAGATCTGCTTTTCGGAAGTCCATACgcaaataaatatacaaataaataaaatcatcattatcatattCATCAATCTCTCAATCGGAGATCTGCGTTTGTCGACGATTGATTTTGAACATTATCGGAGCAGCAAGAGGTAGTAGTAGCGGTGTTAGTACCAAGCCGATGCGTTTTCCCAGATTTGCGTTATTGTTGGTGTAAATTTTTACCTCGTTAATAAAACTGGACATATAGATGAGTATATGGATTAAAATGAAAAAGGTGCAGCAAAATATTGGATCGACAAGTTGTATGATGAAAGAAGGTGATGGTATTGGATTTAAgatgaaaaagaaagaaaaagaaagaaaaggaaAGATGAGGGTAAAGATGGAAATGAGATGCTATATCAAGAGGACATGTGTTTTTCACATGAGCCATACAACTCACCAGACAGTTTGAATTAATCAAAAGGTTCCAAGTAAACACCCACTTTTTCTGACCGAATAATTTCTTCAAAGAATTAATCCAATTAAGTCCTAAGTAAACAGGCCCTTAACCTAGTACATTTTTCCCGTTGAGTCGAGTCTCCTATATCAGAGTAGTATTTTTACTTACATAAgttaaatgtatacaatgttttttttttatttttttttttattttttatttttttttatttttttttatactttAAAGCTACATTATACAATGTAATCGAATTATTTCGACTCAGTTTTTGACTTTTTTTTAGCCTTAAATGTATACAATTAAAAAAAAATGACGGTAGATAACAATAAGAAGGAATATGAGGAGGTGAATAATCAAGAAGCAATATGTAGTAGCGAAAAGACTAGAATACTGTTTTCGAATAAAATAAGCTCGTAAAGAGTAAAAACATATTCTCAATCTCAATTGATATAATTATAGAATAGAATGTAATCGAATTATTTAGTTACAGTTTTTGAGTTTTATTTTCTAGCCACCTCAAATTATACACTTTTAGTGAAATTTAACTTGGACATCTATTATGAATACCTCACCACTAGAATATTGTGTGGTTAACAAGACACATTAAACAAACTTTATTAAATATTAACATACCTTCAAACATACATCTTGTTTAAACTACTTCAGAACAAGAACTAATTAGTCCTAAGTTGTACAGAAACTTTTCTGATCTACTTCGAAACAGATTACTTAACGAAAACCTAACTGTATGCTGCGAATTCGCCTTTGAATTTGTTGTCGTTGATATGTTTTCTTCCTTCAATGTCACGACACTTTCCCCAAGTGCATTCTGAACTGCTTCGATTGTTTTGGTCTTAACTTGATCACCTGATGAGTCCATCACGTAGAATGTGTCTTTAGCCTTCGATCCTATGGTAGTCAGCTCCGCCCTTGTGATTGACAACCCGTTTTCTCTAAAGATACGAGTTACGTCTGATAAGAACCCGACCCTGTCTTCACCACTTAGATCTAACCTAACACCCTGTGCATATTGTAACATGTTTATAAAATTTGGTTCTGTAATACAAATTAGAAAAGTAGCTTCTCCACTTCAATGATATTTTCACTTACGAAATCCATATGTAAATAACTGCTTTTTAATCCTTACGCAGACAGACTAAGGATGTGTTTACTTTTCATTTAATGATTTGTTTCTGTATAAATCTTAATCCAATAAGTaagctttgttttttttttttttgtcactaATTAATCTGATAAATGATCTGTTTGTAAGAGACATAGAAGACGTTTCCCAAACAAAGGCGTATGGAAACAACACTTAATACAAATAAAAGTAAACAGTCCCTCATATACCTCTGGAATTCGTCTCTTGATAGCTGCTTCGAGGCAATTAATTACACGTTGCCTCTCGGCTTCAGAGCTAATTGGGCATCCGTCTGTATGCCTGATGTAAAATTCCTTGAAACGACACAAATATAACGACAATCAGAGTGATAAAAGTTAATCGTTTAAAAGATCGAAAAAATTGCATAAAACGTTAACGAATACCTGAGAAGCATCTAGTTCTTCTGCAATGATAGTAGCATGATAAACCACATATTGCATATCAGTTAGTGTACAAACCGTATCGAACAGTAGCTTAGGCCGATCAGGACACCTTAAATTAACGACTGTATACCCTTTCTCACTACAATTTTCGACAGTCACAAATGGTTTCATGTTTCTAGAGAGCTTAGATCGATCATGATaatgatcatgatcatgatcataATCAAATCCATCTAAATCGTAATCCCGATCAGCGTACATTAACTGATGCAGCCTTCTTTGTGTATGAGTAGCACCTGGCGAAACTGTAGTTTGTGCACCACGTTTATCACGATCTCCTTTTAAAATAAAAAGTAGAAGCTGTTTGATTTTCGCGAGTCGTTCAGAATCATCGATTGCGAGTCTAGTTTCGTTATCGATTATGTAAACAATTGAAGCAATTCTTGAATTATGCGTCCAGATTTCGGCAGATACAACGTTGCATTTGAGGTTGGATAGAACTGCAAAAACCTCGGAAAGTAAACCTGGTCGATCACGACCGGTTAACTCAATGGTAGTGTGTTGCATGGCCGATTGGACCCCAACTGAACCCCTTAAGGATCTGAAACTGCACCCTCTTGGTCCAAGTGACTGCAACAACACAATTAAGGGATATAATTTACTTTAacatatttaacatatataaactATAAAAGACTTTTTATTGAGTCAAAACCTCACATGTTACTTGTTTACTTAATATTAGAATCTATTATTTATAGTATCAAAAATCAACAAGACTAGCTTCTAGTTTTTAAATAGATAAACATTAATATATGATTGTCAATTGTCAACTAGCCATCGTCAAAGCCACATCAGCACAAATTAATTTCTATTTATCTAACAACTAACAGAAACCAACATCTTTGAAATATAAGTTAAAATACAGGGGATTTTACAAATTTGGTTGCAGATTTGATCCATAATTTCATACCTGTTGGATTCGATCAGCCACATTATCACCAGCAAGTTTATTCCCATATTGATCAGTAACATGAAATACTGCAAATCATTTTTCATTATTtagaataataaataaataaataatgataatgatatcttTAGCCATAAATGTTTATTATTAGTACAGTAAATTTAAGAATTACCATCCATAAACCATTCACCATCTGAAGAAATATAAGCTCTTTTAATTAGTATATTCATATCAGTAAGAACTTGAACTACTTCTAACAAACTCCCTCTTTTGTTTGCACTATCAACCTACCAAACAAAATTTAcataaccaaactttaaaccactttgattttttttataaaaaaaaccaaCATTCAGAttccaataaaaaaataaaaaaatgtaaaTTAAACAATCTTATAGTAAAAATCAACATGATTAATTCTCAATTTGTTATTTGTCATACCTTAATTAAAGTTGCTTTTTTATCTGTAATGTTATCAACAGTGACCCTGCAAATGCATATACATAATTCGTCAAGAAACTCACACATATACAAAATTTAAACGAaaatttaaatggaatttagtgaATTTGTACCTGGGAGGATGCATACGGTTGACAAGTTTAGCAAATTCTTGATCAACATTTAAAGAAGGTGACCACCATTCCATTTTGTTGTTGTGTGTGTTTTATTTGGAAGgctggtttaaataataataaatttattatttattataattaaattaaaaaaatatatgtatataaaatgaaACAGAGAAACGCTTATTTACAGATAATTGGTCCCAACCCTCAACGCCAAATAAGCCCCAAGTATTATTTGTTTTTTTCTAGAAAATACGAAAacataatttattaatatttaatatttatatttataacaatTCTATTTTTGAAACAACATATATATTTGGTCAGTACACAAAGAGTTACGTACAGTTATAACTTACTATAAGCGTGTACCGTTCCCAAATCGAAGATTTTATAAATTACTTTAAAGTGGTCTTTGATTGTAGTAGAGAAGAGGAATTGCATTTTGGAGAAATTATTTAATATCTTACTTTTAGAAAATTGAATAATTCGAAAAAGTTTGACAAAAGGCGATTATGAACATTTTTTGTTTGAGAGAAAGTGTAGTTTTAAAAAACAAGTGTGACATGTTTTTTCATGAGATTTTGATGTTGACTTTGTCGCTAACACGCTTTAAATAAATATACATAGCGGTTACTTATTTTTTAGTGGTGAcagttacattaatatataactGTTTAAAACGTGTTAACGATAACTTAAACGCCGTAGTTAGCAAGTGGTGAcagttacattaatatataactGTTTAAAACTTGTTAACGATAACTTAAACGCTGTAGTTAGCAAAATCCTCTTTTAAAATTTCATTTTATACGAGCAAAAATTTGTATTGAAAAATGCAACGCAAAACACCCTCAACGTGAAAACCTGAATATCTATTCTTTTTCCTTTCACCTTTGAATatgattttatttttttatagTACAAAACAAAATCAGATTTATTTAAACATAGTTCCCAAATTATGAATAACAATTAATAAATCATGAGTAAGTAGGGGGAAAAAACTTGTTTAATTTTTGGTTAATGTTGTCTATTGTTTTAAAGTGGTTGACGATTTTTGATAGAAATTAAAGGCTAATATGTGGAAGTTATATACTTAAACATAGTGTTAAGGGTAATCAAGGGTTATAATTAGACAATTCAATAAAATATACTACGACCAAAAGTTAATGGTATGCATTCAAAATATtccattcgtttcataaaaactgTTCATCTTACAATTTTTGTTTGTCCCAAAATTATTTTCTCTTATTCGAAATAAAAATTAAAGTCAATAAAGTTTCAATTATGTCATTTTTATTGGTGAAAATTTAACATTAAATATAGCAATCACTTTATTATTTACTCATTATAACAACATTCAATGGGAGACAAATTAAATAATCTATTAAAATATCCTAAATTTAACAAAAAATCAAGCCCGACTTCTTTTTTGGGACGGAGGCACTATATAACACATTaccattattatcaagtattaacgACTTACTTTTTATGTGTAGAAAATTTTTATCAGCAAGTTCTACGGTTAAATTTTTGCCTTAAGTAGCCAAACAAGAGGAGATCGGTTGTTCCTACAGCCACATAATTAGAATATTTATGATGTTAATTGATTCTTAATTTTGTTTGAAAAgcaaagcatcatgcaatttattACGTAGTAAATAACTTAATTACAAGCATTACTCGGCTACCACTTTTTTTTAGACATCAGTTTGGATCACTCAGCGGGACTAAACTACCCACGCATTCATCTCCCGTAGTttcataacccgcccccaactactcCCCTAGAAGAAACCCGGACCAATCCAAGTGCATGGCCGGTAAAACCATCTCCCTCCCCGGTGCCCCCGCACTAACCGAAAGGTAACGTGGATGAATACTTCATGTCAGGGACTCGGCTACCACTTGTTCGACACATCAAACTCCAGGTTTACCTTGTTTCGATGGCTGTAGAGGTTTGATAACACCAATCGTAGCCCTTCAAAAAGCCACAAAAGAAAGAAAACACAGTCAAGCGAATTTAATGAAGATGTGGAGGATGAGTTGGATAATATTTCAGAAGCTGATGATACGCAAGTTAATGAACAATTTGAGGTGGTCTCAACCCATTATCGTAACCTTAATAAGGGACATAAAAAGAAAAAATCGAAGGCAAGGGATTTCTCTAATGAAGTAGACACTGGTTTGGCAGATTCATTAGAAAAAGAAAAGGATGATTAACAGCAAGAAGAGCAATGATCAGCTGAGTTTGCAAGAAGGCCAATTAAAGTACATGGTAAAATCTTAGAACCTAAGAATCATCTTAAAGAAAAGAACATGGAGGTATTCGAGAAGTTTTTAGAGGGCATGTTTGATAGTAACGAATGCCCAAACAAAACTAAACCATGCATATAGCCACGTACAACACTAGGATTACTATACATGGTTAGCAAGTATGGTTTAATTGTGTTGATTTCTTATATGGTTGGTCTGTAGTTTTATATGGTGAGTTAGTATAGTTGTACGAAGTCTTATTCAAGTTGGTTTGAAGGTGTTAGATGTTTTTATATGGAAGTATATTCGGCAGGTTATCCCAAATGCAATGGTGTAGGAACGATTAAAGGGTATTAATCGATCTAATCTTCAATATCGAGTGCGGAATTACTCGATATTGGGTTTAATATAAAAAAAACAACTCAATTAACAATGATCTAATTGATTAAAACGACTTTAGTATGTAATAGATCAATCAACCAGGGTGTTAGACCTTCAGGGAATCGAAATCACGGCTAGGGATGAGTTTAGGTTcataaccctaacaatgaacccgaaatACACATTATATAAGGTATGCACGTTTAATCGTGCGGTTGCAGTTGTGTCCCTACGGATGCATCCTGCATCCGTGCGGTTACACAGACAGTAAGTCAATTAACATTAAATGCATACTCGATCGTAAACACAATAGTAAACGTAATAAACCACACAACCAATTGTCCATGTACTTACATTGTCAATATCAACACAAACACACGATAATGAACTAGGGACCTACGTTTATGCACTAACAAAAGGTGGTGATTTAATGCTCTAAGTTAGTAAATAATGTATTTAGTTAGATAGTTTTTAGCATGAGAAAAGTGGTGGTTTGTTTTTAAGCAAACTTAAGAAAGTAGTTGGAATTTTTCTTGAATGTGGAATTTGCCTTGTTTCAATGGCTGTCGTTTGATAATGAAAGTATTTGAGATTGAATGCTTTCTCTCCTTTCATTCATCTCTATTTATAATACAATTACAAAGCCACCCTCGACTTGTGGGACAAGGCGATTTACATAAGAAAACATATCGAATCCTAATTCTAATACAAGTCATAATAAACAAGATATACtctaataataaacaataataataactgtacATCTAATACACCCCACAGTTTCAGCGGGAGGAGGCAAAATGCTGAGACTGTCTCGAAAATTATCAAAAAGTAAACGTGGCAAGCCTTTGGTGAAGATATCGGCAATCTGAAAACGGGAAGTAACATGAAGTACCCGAACTTCACCACGCGTAACTTTTTCTCGTACGAAGTGAATatccatgtgacgacccgaaaatttccgaccaaatttaaactaaatctttatatgatttcgataagataagcaaagtctgtaatgtttggtctcgaaaattttgaaactatgtttaaaTAACCAACTACCCTCTGActgtgcctgatgattcacgaaccattgtgtataaataaaaatgtatatatatatatatatatatatatatatatatatatatatatatatatatatatatatatatatatatatatatatatataatataattataagtatatatatatgtatgtaaatataattataagtgtatatattaagttaaattaatataataccatttaatcatttgaattaaaaatgtagaGTAATATACTAAAATAATTAAGATGTAaataaaataagtatatatataaaaaatatatatatataaattctatatacaAATAGTATAATATGtatgttctaatatatatatataaatatatataaatattcaaatatccaAATATGTTATAAAATGAGTATTACGAaagtaataaaatgaaaagttaatacattatctgaaattacaagttagaacataaataatatatcaatattataataattactttcataTTAATTACTAAGGTTAACATtgacattaatatttgtattatctaTGTTATTAATTttgatgttaaatatatatatatatatatatatatatatatatatatatata of the Rutidosis leptorrhynchoides isolate AG116_Rl617_1_P2 chromosome 5, CSIRO_AGI_Rlap_v1, whole genome shotgun sequence genome contains:
- the LOC139846849 gene encoding ACT domain-containing protein ACR4-like isoform X1, yielding MEWWSPSLNVDQEFAKLVNRMHPPRVTVDNITDKKATLIKVDSANKRGSLLEVVQVLTDMNILIKRAYISSDGEWFMDVFHVTDQYGNKLAGDNVADRIQQSLGPRGCSFRSLRGSVGVQSAMQHTTIELTGRDRPGLLSEVFAVLSNLKCNVVSAEIWTHNSRIASIVYIIDNETRLAIDDSERLAKIKQLLLFILKGDRDKRGAQTTVSPGATHTQRRLHQLMYADRDYDLDGFDYDHDHDHYHDRSKLSRNMKPFVTVENCSEKGYTVVNLRCPDRPKLLFDTVCTLTDMQYVVYHATIIAEELDASQEFYIRHTDGCPISSEAERQRVINCLEAAIKRRIPEGVRLDLSGEDRVGFLSDVTRIFRENGLSITRAELTTIGSKAKDTFYVMDSSGDQVKTKTIEAVQNALGESVVTLKEENISTTTNSKANSQHTVRFSLSNLFRSRSEKFLYNLGLISSCSEVV
- the LOC139846849 gene encoding ACT domain-containing protein ACR4-like isoform X2; this translates as MEWWSPSLNVDQEFAKLVNRMHPPRVTVDNITDKKATLIKSLGPRGCSFRSLRGSVGVQSAMQHTTIELTGRDRPGLLSEVFAVLSNLKCNVVSAEIWTHNSRIASIVYIIDNETRLAIDDSERLAKIKQLLLFILKGDRDKRGAQTTVSPGATHTQRRLHQLMYADRDYDLDGFDYDHDHDHYHDRSKLSRNMKPFVTVENCSEKGYTVVNLRCPDRPKLLFDTVCTLTDMQYVVYHATIIAEELDASQEFYIRHTDGCPISSEAERQRVINCLEAAIKRRIPEGVRLDLSGEDRVGFLSDVTRIFRENGLSITRAELTTIGSKAKDTFYVMDSSGDQVKTKTIEAVQNALGESVVTLKEENISTTTNSKANSQHTVRFSLSNLFRSRSEKFLYNLGLISSCSEVV